Below is a window of Paramagnetospirillum magneticum AMB-1 DNA.
AGCCGATGCTCATCAGAAACTCCCCCACCACCTCACCGCCCACGAAGACGAACGTGGCCTTGAACAGCTTGACCCAGCCATCCTTGGTCAGGGGATGGTGCCGCGCCAGCCAGGCGGCGAAACTGCCCTCGCGCGCCCGCAGGGCCTGCAGCCGACGGGCATTCTCGACGATGGCGGCCAGCTTGCGGCGGTTGCGGATGATGCCGGAATCATTCATCAGCCGTTCCAGCTCGGCCTCGCCATAGGCGGCCACCTTGTCCACCTCGAAACCGTCGAAGGCCGCCGCCATGGCCGGGCGCTTCTTCAGCACGATCAGCCAGGATAACCCCGCCTGAAAGATCTCCAGGCAAAGGCGCTCGAACAGCACCGCTTCGTCGGCAACGGGAAAGCCGTATTCCCGGTCATGATAGGGACCGTGGAACGGATGGCCGGGCGCGACGTCGCAATACCAAGACATTTGTTTCTCCTCGGCCACGCGGCCGCCCCGCCACCCCCGCGTGGCCGAGGAGGGTTGGAGTCCGGCTAAGCCTGTTCCAGCTCGACCAGGGTGCCGTTGAAATCCTTGGGGTGCAGGAACAGCACGGGCTTGTCATGAGCGCCGATCTTCGGCTCGCCATCGCCCAGCACCCGGGCGCCGGTGGCCTTCAGCTTGTCGCGGGCGGCCAGGATGTCCTCGACCTCGTAGCAGATGTGGTGAATGCCGCCGGAAGGATTCTTTTCCAGGAAGCCGGCGATGGGGGACTTCTCGCCCATGGGATGGAGCAGCTCCACCTTGGTGTTGGGCAGTTCCACGAACACCACCGTCACGCCATGGGCCGGCTGCGGCACCGGAGCGGAGACCTTGGCCCCCAGCGTGTCGCGATAAAGCGCGGTGGCGGCGGCCAGATCGGGCACGGCGATGGCGACATGGTTCAACTTACCGATCATCGGAATCCTCGTCCTTGCTGCGAAAACATGTATGGATCACCTATATCATGCCTGAGGCACGACGGACACAAGGCGATGCGGCCTTTGACTTGCC
It encodes the following:
- a CDS encoding DNA-3-methyladenine glycosylase I, coding for MSWYCDVAPGHPFHGPYHDREYGFPVADEAVLFERLCLEIFQAGLSWLIVLKKRPAMAAAFDGFEVDKVAAYGEAELERLMNDSGIIRNRRKLAAIVENARRLQALRAREGSFAAWLARHHPLTKDGWVKLFKATFVFVGGEVVGEFLMSIGYLPGGHREDCPVQARLRAAGAPCFAVDPAFYA
- the mce gene encoding methylmalonyl-CoA epimerase produces the protein MIGKLNHVAIAVPDLAAATALYRDTLGAKVSAPVPQPAHGVTVVFVELPNTKVELLHPMGEKSPIAGFLEKNPSGGIHHICYEVEDILAARDKLKATGARVLGDGEPKIGAHDKPVLFLHPKDFNGTLVELEQA